From Coffea arabica cultivar ET-39 chromosome 2e, Coffea Arabica ET-39 HiFi, whole genome shotgun sequence, the proteins below share one genomic window:
- the LOC113729000 gene encoding uncharacterized protein, with the protein MEENEPQMGDTTPIRPPVPFPQRLKASRNDKEFEKFVNIFKQLHINIPFVDAILQIPSYTKFLNEIMTKKRKLVDSETIALTEECSAIIQNKLPPKLKDSGSFTVSCTIGNVEFFKALCDLGASVSLIPLTVTRQLGLKELKRTNISLQLADRSIRHPMGILENVLIKVQKFIIPVDFVVLDMEEDVNIPIILGRPFLATAGTIIDVKRGKFKFQIGENEVEFDLSKMEKYPSFTDHIYSVDICDELALEMSQVNFDDDSLELCLNGVCLQEEQVAEMTEFLQAQVPYKRRNAYEEL; encoded by the coding sequence atggAGGAAAATGAACCACAAATGGGAGATACAACACCAATTCGTCCACCGGTGCCATTCCCTCAAAGATTAAAGGCTTCGAGAAATGATAAAGAATTTGAGAAGTTTGTTAACATTTTCAAACAATTACATATTAATATACCTTTTGTTgatgctattttgcagattccttCATACACAAAGTTTCTCAATGAGATAATGACTAAGAAAAGGAAGTTAGTAGATAGTGAGACAATTGCATTAACGGAAGAATGTAGTGCCATCATACAAAATAAATTGCCACCAAAGTTGAAAGATTCAGGGAGTTTCACAgtttcttgcactattggtAATGTAGAATTTTTTAAAGCACTTTGTGACCTTGGTGCAAGTGTTTCATTGATTCCTTTAACTGTGACTAGGCAATTGGGGTTGAAAGAGTTAAAGCGTACTAACATTTCCTTGCAATTGGCTGATAGGTCTATTAGACATCCAATGGGCATATTAGAGAATGTGCTCAttaaagtgcagaaattcattattcctgttgattttgttgttttagacaTGGAGGAAGATGTAAATATACCTATTATACTTGGTAGGCCATTTCTGGCCACCGCAGGTACAATAATAGATGTTAAACGTGGTAAGTTCAAGTTCCAAATAGGTGAAAATGAAGTGGAGTTTGATTTGAGTAAAATGGAGAAGTATCCCTCTTTTACTGACCATATTTATTCTGTTGACATATGTGATGAATTGGCATTAGAGATGAGTCAAGTTAATTTTGATGATGATTCTCTTGAACTTTGTCTTAATGGTGTATGTTTACAAGAGGAGCAAGTTGCAGAAATGACTGAATTTTTGCAGGCACAGGTTCCTTATAAAAGGAGAAATGCATATGAGGAGTTATAA